The DNA window CTGCACATCCCGGGCCCGGATTTCAAGTCTCCCGGCGCCATTTTCCGCGGCGGGGGCGTGATACCATCGAGCTAAGTCCGGGATGAACGCCGACATCGTCCACATCGCATTCCAGGTGGTCGTTTTCCTGTTCGCCATCAGCGTGCACGAGTCCGCGCACGCCTGGACCGCCAACCGGTACGGGGACCCTACGGCGCGCCTGCTGGGCCGCATCACCCTCAATCCCATCCACCACATCGACCCCATCGGAACCGTGCTGCTGCCGTTGGCTGCGATGATCTATCACTTTCCGATGATCGGATGGGCCAAGCCGACGCCGGTAAACCCGCGCAACTTCGGGCGCAATTACGTGCGGGCCGACATCATGACCTCGGTCGCCGGGCCGGTCAGCAATCTTCTGGTCGCGACAGGGTCGGTCCTCGTGCTGGCCGTCGTGCTCCGCGCACAAGCCGTGCTGGGACCTGCGGCTGAGCCCTTGTTCATCCTTTTCTACTCGGCGCTGCAGATCAATGTCCTGCTGGCGGTCTTCAACATGATCCCCATTCCGCCTTTGGACGGCAGCCACGTGCTCCGACACTTCCTCTCCGGAACGGCGCTCGCGCTTTACGACCGGATCGGGGTATTTGGTTTATTGTTTTTCTTCTTTCTGGGCGGGAGAATCATTTCCGTCCTTATGGCTCCTTTCATGGCCTTTTTTGCGTACCTTCTGGTACTGATCTCACGATGACCTCCGCGACCAAGAAACGTGTGCTCAGCGGCATGCGTCCCACTGGCCGGCTGCACCTGGGAAACTACCTGGGGGCGCTCGCGAACTGGGTCAAGCTCCAGGACCGGTACGAGTGTTTCTTCTTCATCGCCGACTGGCACGCTCTGACCACCGACTACGCCGACACTTCACGGGTGAAGACCGCCTGC is part of the Terriglobales bacterium genome and encodes:
- a CDS encoding site-2 protease family protein codes for the protein MNADIVHIAFQVVVFLFAISVHESAHAWTANRYGDPTARLLGRITLNPIHHIDPIGTVLLPLAAMIYHFPMIGWAKPTPVNPRNFGRNYVRADIMTSVAGPVSNLLVATGSVLVLAVVLRAQAVLGPAAEPLFILFYSALQINVLLAVFNMIPIPPLDGSHVLRHFLSGTALALYDRIGVFGLLFFFFLGGRIISVLMAPFMAFFAYLLVLISR